In SAR324 cluster bacterium, one genomic interval encodes:
- a CDS encoding extracellular solute-binding protein — translation MADYKLNRRKFIGMTALAGAAMASPAYVRRASASGGEVNIWTYNDFVPQSFKKQFEAETGIKINIRLVDDQGKQFNLLAAEQPNPTVDIMTVAGHRFLQFIDNQLLAPLDTDRLTNWGKINPTFSESDWATINGEKWGAPILSGMEVLAYNSELVSMEEALTWDTLFSEKYSGQTAYIIQDMMSIVMLMLGYDGNMVAYLNDPDKAAAIVEEAKQFLIQKKPLVRKYYDSGAEVQQMFVNQDITLGHSWNGPAAALINDGFPLGMTIPREGSYGFVYTYNIANNAPNLDNAYTFLNAILASPEIGASMTKASGFISTYKDASKYLTDLEKRSTSFPEDQLANLQFFRAEANKMKYGLVDPAVEAVKAA, via the coding sequence ATGGCAGATTACAAATTAAATCGTCGAAAATTTATTGGGATGACTGCTTTAGCTGGAGCAGCAATGGCTAGTCCGGCCTATGTTCGACGGGCTTCAGCTTCTGGTGGAGAAGTCAACATTTGGACCTATAACGATTTTGTTCCGCAAAGTTTCAAAAAACAGTTTGAAGCAGAAACTGGTATCAAAATTAACATCCGCCTAGTGGATGACCAGGGCAAGCAATTCAACTTACTGGCTGCTGAGCAACCAAACCCAACAGTTGATATCATGACAGTTGCTGGGCACCGCTTCCTGCAATTTATTGACAATCAATTGTTGGCCCCTCTTGACACGGACCGACTAACAAACTGGGGTAAAATCAACCCAACCTTCTCAGAAAGTGACTGGGCAACCATCAATGGTGAGAAATGGGGAGCACCCATTCTATCTGGAATGGAAGTTCTAGCCTATAACTCTGAGCTCGTTTCCATGGAAGAAGCTCTGACCTGGGACACGCTTTTCTCAGAAAAATATTCCGGGCAGACTGCTTACATCATTCAAGATATGATGTCGATCGTAATGTTAATGCTTGGATATGACGGTAACATGGTGGCATATCTGAATGATCCAGATAAAGCGGCCGCAATCGTTGAAGAAGCGAAGCAATTTTTGATTCAGAAGAAACCTCTGGTGCGTAAGTATTACGACAGTGGCGCAGAGGTGCAACAAATGTTTGTCAACCAGGACATCACATTAGGTCACAGTTGGAATGGCCCTGCTGCAGCCCTAATCAACGATGGCTTCCCACTAGGGATGACCATTCCAAGAGAGGGATCCTACGGTTTTGTTTACACATACAATATCGCCAACAATGCACCGAACTTGGACAATGCTTATACCTTCCTGAATGCGATCTTGGCTTCGCCAGAAATTGGGGCATCCATGACGAAGGCTTCTGGATTTATCTCGACATACAAGGACGCATCAAAATATCTGACTGATCTTGAAAAAAGATCAACTTCCTTCCCCGAAGA
- a CDS encoding NAD/NADP octopine/nopaline dehydrogenase family protein — protein MSARLRVGIAGAGSIALGTAALLAQRGHQPMLWSPSGKGTDGLESGVSSHGAIELFFNPMIARSAEELVAENQILMLALPAWGHKEVMDELAPHIAQGQQVIISSHASMGALYLMQLLKAREVSIPITAWGTTAVTGRREEGPVVKVNTVRSRVDQCTITEGMSSHAMTICQQLFDDRFEPRAGLLAISLSNLNPQNHLGIALGNITRMERGEVWSQGQNVTPKVGRLLEMLDLERLAIAEKLGLKVKTIFEHFHLSFHVPVASISEMNQQMHEQGNGGIGPATADSRYVTEDVPYGLQLTSLLGRLAERPAKLHEAGIKIFSAMYNVDFAKENNLLAALDLEKYGLQDLQRASLTGILN, from the coding sequence CAGCGTGGTCATCAACCTATGCTCTGGTCACCTTCCGGAAAAGGTACAGATGGCCTAGAATCCGGAGTTTCATCTCATGGAGCGATTGAACTATTCTTCAATCCTATGATTGCTAGGTCTGCGGAGGAACTGGTAGCTGAAAATCAAATCTTAATGTTAGCGCTGCCGGCTTGGGGGCATAAAGAGGTCATGGATGAGCTAGCACCCCACATTGCCCAAGGTCAGCAAGTGATTATTTCATCACACGCATCCATGGGAGCACTCTATCTGATGCAACTTCTCAAAGCGCGGGAAGTTTCCATCCCAATTACTGCTTGGGGCACAACTGCAGTGACTGGAAGACGCGAGGAGGGACCCGTAGTAAAGGTGAATACTGTACGCAGCCGGGTAGACCAATGTACGATAACTGAGGGTATGTCAAGTCATGCAATGACTATCTGCCAGCAACTTTTTGATGATCGTTTCGAACCCCGTGCAGGGTTGTTGGCCATCTCACTTTCCAACCTCAACCCTCAGAATCATCTTGGAATTGCGTTGGGCAACATCACCCGCATGGAAAGGGGTGAAGTTTGGAGTCAGGGCCAAAATGTGACTCCGAAAGTGGGACGGTTGCTTGAGATGTTGGATCTTGAACGTCTGGCAATAGCTGAAAAACTAGGTCTCAAGGTGAAAACAATTTTTGAACATTTTCATCTCAGTTTTCATGTTCCAGTAGCTTCGATTTCTGAGATGAATCAGCAGATGCATGAACAGGGAAATGGGGGGATTGGGCCTGCTACAGCAGACAGCAGATACGTTACTGAAGATGTGCCCTATGGTTTGCAGTTAACTTCACTGCTCGGTAGGCTCGCAGAACGGCCAGCTAAACTACATGAAGCAGGAATCAAAATTTTTTCCGCGATGTATAATGTTGATTTTGCAAAAGAAAACAATTTGTTAGCTGCTCTTGATCTTGAAAAGTATGGTCTCCAAGATCTTCAGCGAGCGTCCTTGACTGGGATACTGAATTGA